The Streptococcus iniae genome contains the following window.
GTGACATGCACAATTTAAAAAAACGCCCACCCTTTATGCAAGAAGCTTATCAACATGTGACGAAACATTATGGTAGAAAACGCGCTAGAGAACTTTTTATCACAACCCCTCAAACCCTGATTGAAAATGATTATTTATAGGAGAAAAGATGAACACAAGCGAAAACACATCAATTGAAATTGATATTCTTAGTCTATTAAAGAGAATTTGGCAGAAAAAAGTAGTGATTCTATTTGTGACGCTACTAGCTGGTTTTTTAGCCTTGGTGGCAAGTATGTTTCTCATTAAACCATCTTACACCTCAACAACAAGGTTATATGTTATCAATCGTCAACAGTCAGATAACCTTACGGCGACCGATTTGCAGGCTGGTGGTTACTTGGTTAATGACTACAAGGAAATCATTACCTCGCGTGATGTGATGCATGATGTTATTGCTAAGGAAAATGTTAGCATGTCACCAGAAGAGTTGAGCCAAATGATTACAGTAACTGTACCGGCAGATACCCGTGTTATCTCAATTTCTGTAAATAACCATGAACCACAAAAAGCTAAAGATTTAGCGAATGCCGTTCGTGAAGTAGCCTCAGAAAAAATCAAAGACGTGACGAAAGTTCAAGATGTCACTGCTTTAGAAAAAGCTCAACTTCCAACCAAACCGTCATCGCCAAATAGTAAACGCAATGCAGTGATGGGACTTCTAGTTGGTGCTGTTTTAAGTATATTTGCAGTTATCCTAAAAGAAGTTTTAGATGACCGTGTTAAAAGTCCAGAAGATGTTGAAGATGTACTTGGTATGACATTACTAGGTATGGTTCCAAACACAAATAAAATGTAAGAGGTTAAGGATGTCACAATTAAATTTAGTAAGAAGTAAACGTGAGCATTATCAGCATGCAGAAGAATACTATAATTCCATTCGCACTAATATTCAGTTTAGTGGTCGTGATTACAAGGCAATTGTCTTAACTTCTGTTCAACCTGGTGAAGGAAAGTCAACCACATCGATTAACTTAGCCATTTCCTTTGCAAAAGCAGGTTTTAAAACCCTCCTCATTGATGCAGATGTTCGTAATTCAGTGATGTCAGGTGCCTTTAAATCTGATGACAGGTATGAGGGTCTTTCAAGTTATTTATCAGGAAACGCTGAATTATCAAGTGTTATTTCAAGAACGGATGTTCCAAATCTCATGTTGATCCCATCAGGTCAAGTGCTACCAAATCCAACAACCTTACTTCAAAATAGTAATTTTAATTTTATGATTGACACAGTCAAAGAGTTATTTGACTATATTATCATTGATACCCCACCAATAGGCTTGTTGATTGATTCTGCCATCATTGCGCAAAAAGCAGACGCCACTATCTTGGTAACTGAAGCAGGTTCTATTAAACGTCGTTTTGTGCAAAAGGCAAAAGAACAAATGGAACAAAGTGGTGCACAGTTCTTAGGGGTTATTCTTAATAAAGTAGATCAACAACTTGGTTCTTATGGCGCTTACGGTTCCTACGGAGATTATGGCAAAACCAAAAAATCATCCAAAAGTAAAAAACATTCCAGAAAGTGAAAGAAAAATAGATGAAAAGAAGTCAAAAAAGAGTAATCCTCTATATGTTAGATGTGTTAATGATTAGTTTCTCCCATCTTTCAGCCTATGCTTTTTTAATGGCATATAGTAATAACTTAACTGACAAGGGAACTTTTATTACTCTTGTTGTAACACTTTTTATTTACACCCTTCTGGGCATTCGATTTAATGTCTTTTCTATTATTAATCGGTTTACAGACTTAAAAACAATCTCCTTAGTAGTCTTTAACCTCTTCCTAGCCTTTTTAGTTGGTTACTTCACTGACTTGTTTTTCTTAGACAGTTTTAGTCGTCGTTTTATCTTTTTGGCTTATATCTTTAGTTCTTTCTTGGTATCAGCCCCTAGAATAACTTGGCGATTATGGCATGAATTCAATTTAAGCAAATACGAAAAAGGAAAAAAAGAAAAGAAAAGGATTTTGGTAGTCGGTGCAGGTGAAGGGGGTTCCACCTTTATCCAAACTGTTTTGAATAAGGGAAAAGATATTGAAATTGTTGGTATTGTTGATTCAGATATCAATAAATTAGGCACTTACCTCCATGGCATTAAAGTTATGGGGAACAAGTATTCTATCCCAAGATTGGTTGCTGAATATGAAGTTAATCAAGTAACTATTGCCATTCCAAGTCTTGACGGTAAAGGGCGTGAGGCCATCTTAGACATTTGTCGTCAGGCTAATGTTCCAGTAAACAATATGCCAAGCATTGAAAATATTGTCATGGGAAATGTTTCCCTCAATACCTTTGAAGAAATTGACATCGCTGACCTATTAAGCAGGAATGAAGTTTTTCTAGATCAAAGTGCTTTGCAACCTTTTTTTAGTGAAAAAACGGTCTTGGTTACAGGTGCAGGAGGCTCTATTGGATCTGAGATATGTCGTCAAGTAGCCCACTTTAAGCCTAAACAAATCTTATTATTAGGACATGGGGAGAACTCTATTTATTTAATTAATAGAGAACTGAATGCTAAATATTCTGATAACATCATAATTACTCCGATTATTGCTGATATCCAGGACCGTGACTTAATGTTTAAGATTATGGCTGACTATAAACCAGATGTGGTTTACCATGCAGCAGCACATAAGCATGTGCCATTAATGGAATATAATCCAAGAGAAGCTGTCAAAAATAATATTTTCGGAACAAAAAATGTTGCAGAAGCAGCAAAAGCAGCTGGCATTCCAAAATTTGTGATGGTGTCAACTGACAAGGCTGTTAATCCTCCAAATATCATGGGGGCAACAAAGCGTTTTGCTGAAATGATTGTAACTGGCTTAAATGAAGCTGGAAAAACGCAATTTGCAGCAGTCCGCTTCGGTAATGTTCTAGGGAGTCGTGGAAGTGTTGTCCCTTTGTTTAAAGAACAGATTAAAAAGGGTGGTCCAGTAACCGTCACTGACTTTAGAATGACCCGTTACTTTATGACAATTCCAGAAGCAAGTCGACTTGTTATCCAAGCAGGTTTTCAAGCTAGTGGTGGTGAGATTTTTGTACTTGATATGGGTGAGCCTGTAAAAATTCTCGACTTAGCTAAAAAAGTGATTAAGTTGAGTGGGCACACTGAAGATGAGATTGCTATTGTTGAATCTGGTATTAGACCAGGAGAAAAACTTTACGAGGAACTCTTATCAACCAGCGAACGTGTCTCAGAACAAGTTCATGACAAAATCTTTGTTGGCAGAGTAAGCTCAAAACCTTTGGACCAAGTCCTTTCCATTGTAAATGGACTAGACCAATTATCGGATAAAGAACTTAAAGAAACCTTAATAAATGACGCTAAACAGGAGTAAGCATGTATCCTTATATTAAACGACTATTAGCAATCTTAATTTCAGGAATTGCCATCATAGTATTAAGCCCTCTTTTAGCAATTGTAGCGATTGCCATTAAAATCGATTCTAAAGGGCCTATTCTTTTTAAACAAAAGCGACTTGGTAAAGACAATAGTCATTTTATGATTTACAAATTTAGAAGCATGTATGTCGATGCTCCTGCTGAAATGCCAACTCACCTATTAAAAGACCCGTCTGCCATGATAACAAAGGTCGGTGCCTTTCTAAGAAAGACCAGTTTAGATGAACTACCACAACTGTTCAACATTTTCAAAGGTGAAATGGCCATTGTAGGCCCAAGACCAGCACTATGGAATCAATTTGACTTGATTGCAGAACGTGACAAGAATATGGTTAATAGCATTCGACCTGGCTTAACAGGATGGGCTCAAATCAATGGGCGTGATGAACTTGAGATTGCTGATAAAGTAGCCCTAGATGCTTATTA
Protein-coding sequences here:
- a CDS encoding polysaccharide biosynthesis protein yields the protein MKRSQKRVILYMLDVLMISFSHLSAYAFLMAYSNNLTDKGTFITLVVTLFIYTLLGIRFNVFSIINRFTDLKTISLVVFNLFLAFLVGYFTDLFFLDSFSRRFIFLAYIFSSFLVSAPRITWRLWHEFNLSKYEKGKKEKKRILVVGAGEGGSTFIQTVLNKGKDIEIVGIVDSDINKLGTYLHGIKVMGNKYSIPRLVAEYEVNQVTIAIPSLDGKGREAILDICRQANVPVNNMPSIENIVMGNVSLNTFEEIDIADLLSRNEVFLDQSALQPFFSEKTVLVTGAGGSIGSEICRQVAHFKPKQILLLGHGENSIYLINRELNAKYSDNIIITPIIADIQDRDLMFKIMADYKPDVVYHAAAHKHVPLMEYNPREAVKNNIFGTKNVAEAAKAAGIPKFVMVSTDKAVNPPNIMGATKRFAEMIVTGLNEAGKTQFAAVRFGNVLGSRGSVVPLFKEQIKKGGPVTVTDFRMTRYFMTIPEASRLVIQAGFQASGGEIFVLDMGEPVKILDLAKKVIKLSGHTEDEIAIVESGIRPGEKLYEELLSTSERVSEQVHDKIFVGRVSSKPLDQVLSIVNGLDQLSDKELKETLINDAKQE
- a CDS encoding tyrosine-protein kinase; the encoded protein is MSQLNLVRSKREHYQHAEEYYNSIRTNIQFSGRDYKAIVLTSVQPGEGKSTTSINLAISFAKAGFKTLLIDADVRNSVMSGAFKSDDRYEGLSSYLSGNAELSSVISRTDVPNLMLIPSGQVLPNPTTLLQNSNFNFMIDTVKELFDYIIIDTPPIGLLIDSAIIAQKADATILVTEAGSIKRRFVQKAKEQMEQSGAQFLGVILNKVDQQLGSYGAYGSYGDYGKTKKSSKSKKHSRK
- a CDS encoding sugar transferase codes for the protein MYPYIKRLLAILISGIAIIVLSPLLAIVAIAIKIDSKGPILFKQKRLGKDNSHFMIYKFRSMYVDAPAEMPTHLLKDPSAMITKVGAFLRKTSLDELPQLFNIFKGEMAIVGPRPALWNQFDLIAERDKNMVNSIRPGLTGWAQINGRDELEIADKVALDAYYYKHLSFIFDLKCFFGTFVSVLKSDGVLEGGPEQNKEK
- a CDS encoding Wzz/FepE/Etk N-terminal domain-containing protein: MNTSENTSIEIDILSLLKRIWQKKVVILFVTLLAGFLALVASMFLIKPSYTSTTRLYVINRQQSDNLTATDLQAGGYLVNDYKEIITSRDVMHDVIAKENVSMSPEELSQMITVTVPADTRVISISVNNHEPQKAKDLANAVREVASEKIKDVTKVQDVTALEKAQLPTKPSSPNSKRNAVMGLLVGAVLSIFAVILKEVLDDRVKSPEDVEDVLGMTLLGMVPNTNKM